One genomic segment of Acinetobacter oleivorans DR1 includes these proteins:
- the alr gene encoding alanine racemase, whose product MRQATVYIDRNALQYNLNRVKQLAANSKIVSMVKANGYGHGIKDCLAALNASDAFGVACLQEGLEIRELGFQQSVTLIEGVFSEDEMPIAIEQKFECVIHHQQQFEWLIKYKQKYIAQGLKVWVKLNSGMNRLGFKVTEIIEVIKTLKAEGFTCVLAMHFANADVDHPLNEQQKQQFLQVKQACEPVLASCCNSAAIYKWPELHFDYVRPGIMLYGASPFADKTVHDLDLKPVMTFSAEVIALNHIQTNEHVGYGSTFCAKQAMDIAIVSIGYGDGYPRAYIKQNYVAIDKQLCAVVGRVSMDMLAIDVTGMQVKLGTPVELWGAHRLVDDVADANGTIGYELLCRLSNRPTRKSS is encoded by the coding sequence GTGCGCCAAGCAACAGTTTATATTGATCGTAATGCGCTTCAATATAATTTAAACCGTGTCAAACAACTCGCAGCAAATTCAAAAATTGTAAGTATGGTGAAAGCTAATGGTTATGGACATGGAATCAAAGACTGTTTAGCAGCCTTAAATGCCTCAGATGCCTTTGGTGTCGCCTGCCTACAAGAAGGTTTAGAAATTCGTGAACTCGGATTTCAACAATCTGTTACTTTAATTGAAGGGGTATTTTCTGAAGATGAAATGCCAATTGCAATTGAACAAAAATTTGAATGTGTAATTCACCATCAACAACAATTTGAATGGTTAATTAAGTATAAGCAAAAATACATCGCTCAAGGTTTAAAAGTCTGGGTTAAGCTTAATAGCGGCATGAACCGTTTAGGCTTTAAAGTTACTGAAATTATTGAAGTTATTAAAACTTTAAAAGCCGAAGGATTTACCTGTGTGCTGGCAATGCATTTCGCAAATGCAGATGTAGACCACCCGCTTAATGAACAACAAAAGCAACAATTTTTACAAGTTAAACAAGCTTGTGAACCAGTTTTAGCATCTTGCTGTAACTCTGCTGCTATTTATAAATGGCCAGAATTACATTTTGATTATGTTCGTCCGGGTATTATGCTTTACGGCGCTTCACCTTTTGCAGATAAAACAGTCCATGATCTTGACTTAAAACCAGTCATGACTTTTTCAGCAGAAGTCATTGCACTAAACCATATTCAGACTAATGAGCATGTCGGTTATGGCTCCACTTTTTGCGCAAAGCAAGCAATGGATATCGCGATTGTTTCTATAGGTTATGGTGATGGTTATCCACGAGCTTATATTAAACAAAATTATGTCGCTATTGATAAACAGCTCTGTGCAGTTGTAGGTCGAGTAAGTATGGATATGCTTGCTATCGACGTGACAGGTATGCAAGTAAAATTAGGTACGCCAGTCGAACTTTGGGGTGCACACCGTTTAGTGGATGATGTTGCAGATGCAAACGGAACAATAGGATATGAATTACTCTGTCGCTTAAGCAATCGCCCTACTCGTAAAAGCAGTTAA
- the dnaB gene encoding replicative DNA helicase, with protein MSQANATSLTLSSPTENKTSESGQLKEFRTPPHNLAIEQAVLAALMTVAESFEQVSDLLKENDFYATRHKYIYRAIEKLAQENSPYDAVLVSDWLLKQNLLDAIGGEEYLMQLMADSPSSFYNLETYASKIKEFSTLRSMIKVSTEILQNAYDTKGRGVSEILDLAETSIFSLAEQHNNNKKDAGPKSISSVTADVISKLDELSKLDGNITGLTTGFLELDNKTSGMQPGDLIIVAARPSMGKTTFAMNLVESVLQYNKLPALVFSMEMPADSIAMRLISAMGKVHQGHLRSGNLDADEWTKVTGTILQLQQMHLYIDDSSALPPTELRARARRVAKMHDGKIGCIMVDYLQLMKVPGMGDNRVGEISEISRSLKALAKEMQCPVIALSQLNRSLENRPNKRPVMSDLRESGAIEQDADLIMFIYRDEVYNKESKEAGTAEIIIGKQRNGPIGSVRLAFEGQYTRFSNLSPEYYSQYDDEE; from the coding sequence ATGTCTCAGGCGAATGCCACTTCTTTAACCCTTTCATCTCCAACAGAAAATAAGACGAGTGAATCAGGCCAACTTAAAGAGTTTCGCACTCCCCCACACAATTTAGCCATTGAACAGGCTGTTCTTGCGGCCTTAATGACAGTTGCCGAATCTTTTGAACAAGTCAGCGACTTATTAAAAGAAAATGATTTTTATGCAACACGTCACAAATATATCTATCGTGCCATTGAGAAACTAGCACAAGAAAACTCTCCTTATGATGCTGTGTTAGTAAGTGACTGGCTCTTAAAACAAAATTTACTCGATGCAATTGGTGGTGAAGAGTATTTGATGCAGCTTATGGCTGATTCACCATCAAGTTTCTATAACTTAGAAACGTATGCCAGTAAAATTAAAGAATTCTCTACGCTTCGCAGCATGATTAAAGTTAGTACTGAAATTTTACAAAATGCTTATGACACAAAAGGTCGTGGTGTTAGCGAAATTCTAGACTTGGCCGAAACAAGTATTTTCTCTTTAGCAGAACAGCACAATAACAATAAAAAGGATGCAGGTCCTAAATCTATTAGCTCTGTTACCGCCGATGTAATTAGTAAACTTGATGAGCTCTCAAAACTCGATGGCAATATTACAGGTTTAACCACAGGCTTCTTAGAACTTGATAATAAAACATCTGGTATGCAGCCTGGTGACTTAATTATTGTTGCTGCACGTCCATCGATGGGTAAGACTACTTTTGCCATGAATTTGGTTGAAAGTGTTTTGCAATATAACAAGCTACCCGCTCTGGTTTTCTCTATGGAGATGCCAGCAGATTCGATTGCGATGCGTCTTATTTCTGCAATGGGTAAAGTTCACCAAGGACATTTACGTTCGGGGAACTTAGATGCAGATGAATGGACCAAAGTGACTGGTACCATTTTACAACTTCAACAAATGCATTTGTATATTGATGACTCATCTGCCCTACCTCCAACGGAACTTCGTGCCCGCGCTCGACGCGTTGCAAAAATGCATGATGGCAAAATTGGATGTATCATGGTCGATTACTTGCAGCTCATGAAAGTTCCTGGCATGGGTGATAACCGTGTAGGTGAGATTTCCGAAATTTCACGTAGCTTGAAAGCATTAGCAAAAGAAATGCAATGCCCAGTTATCGCACTTTCCCAGCTCAACCGAAGTCTGGAAAACCGTCCAAATAAACGCCCAGTAATGTCCGACTTACGTGAATCTGGTGCGATCGAGCAGGATGCCGACTTAATTATGTTTATTTACCGTGATGAGGTTTATAACAAAGAGTCTAAAGAAGCTGGTACCGCAGAAATTATTATTGGTAAGCAGCGTAACGGTCCAATTGGTTCAGTCCGTCTTGCCTTTGAAGGTCAATATACTCGATTTAGTAATCTCTCTCCTGAGTATTACAGCCAATATGATGATGAAGAATAA
- the cyoC gene encoding cytochrome o ubiquinol oxidase subunit III gives MAEVLHHDNHGHDGHHEHDDTDLTVFGFWTYLMSDLILFGSLFIAFAVLSSHVPEGTPSAYKLFHESLGYVLTETFALLISSVTFGFAVLASYKKNVNQVITWLFITFLFGATFIGMELYEFHHLVEEGHGPTHSAFLSSFFTLVGTHGIHVTSGLVWMLVLMYQIKTKGLTLPNTRRLACLSLFWHFLDIVWICVFSVVYLLGVL, from the coding sequence ATGGCTGAAGTACTTCATCACGACAACCACGGCCATGATGGTCATCATGAGCATGATGATACAGATTTAACGGTCTTTGGTTTCTGGACATACTTGATGAGTGACTTGATTCTTTTCGGATCACTCTTCATTGCGTTCGCTGTGTTAAGCAGTCATGTTCCAGAAGGTACTCCAAGTGCATATAAACTGTTCCATGAATCACTAGGCTACGTGTTAACTGAAACATTTGCCTTATTGATTTCATCGGTAACTTTCGGTTTTGCTGTACTTGCATCTTATAAAAAGAATGTAAATCAAGTTATCACTTGGTTATTTATTACATTCCTTTTTGGTGCAACGTTCATTGGAATGGAGCTTTATGAGTTCCATCACCTTGTAGAAGAAGGTCATGGTCCAACTCACAGTGCATTCTTATCATCGTTCTTTACTTTGGTTGGTACACACGGTATCCACGTAACTTCTGGTTTAGTGTGGATGTTGGTATTGATGTATCAAATCAAAACTAAAGGTTTGACATTACCGAATACACGTCGTCTAGCTTGCTTAAGCTTGTTCTGGCACTTCCTTGACATCGTTTGGATCTGTGTATTCAGCGTCGTTTACTTACTGGGAGTTCTCTAA
- the cyoB gene encoding cytochrome o ubiquinol oxidase subunit I, producing the protein MDMIFGKLGWDSIPTEPIVLVTMVLMALGAIVVLGGITYFKKWGYLWNEWFITVDHKKIGIMYILVSVVMLLRGFADAIMMRLQLFLAKGGGEGYLHPDHYDQIFTAHGVIMIFFVAMGLVVGMMNISVPLQIGARDVAFPLLNSLSFWLFAGAAGLMMLSLVLGEFAATGWMAYPPLSGIQYSPGVGVDYYIWALQVSGLGTLLSGVNFFVTIIKMRAPGMKLMDMPIFTWTSLCTAVLIIASFPVLTGTLAMLTLDRYFGFHFFTNELGGSPMLYVNLIWTWGHPEVYILVLPAFGLYSEIVATFSRKALFGYKSMVYATIAITVLAFVVWLHHFFTMGAGANVNAFFGIMTMVIAIPTGVKIFSWLFTMYKGRITFTTPMLWTLGFLITFGIGGLTGVLMAVPPADFLVHNSLFLIAHFHNVIIGGVVFGMFAGIIYYWPKMFGWKLNEAWGKAAFWFWFFGFYFAFMPLYILGFMGMTRRLNTYDNPEWDPYLAIALFGAVLVAIGIACFLMQIIVGFLQRKDNMDLTGDPWDARTLEWATSSPAPFYNFAHEPDASGIDRFWTDKENGVAYARNTKYEDIHMPTDRAAGFVIAMFITLLGFALIWHIWWLVVVSFVSAVISLIVSSFTKNVDYYVPAAEVERIENERYALLEKHLKKD; encoded by the coding sequence ATGGATATGATTTTTGGTAAACTGGGTTGGGACTCTATCCCGACAGAGCCAATCGTGCTTGTCACCATGGTCCTTATGGCACTTGGTGCAATTGTTGTGCTTGGCGGTATCACCTATTTCAAAAAATGGGGATACTTGTGGAATGAGTGGTTTATTACGGTAGACCATAAAAAAATTGGTATCATGTACATTCTTGTATCTGTGGTCATGCTTTTGCGTGGTTTCGCCGATGCAATTATGATGCGTCTACAACTTTTCCTCGCTAAAGGCGGCGGCGAAGGTTATCTACATCCAGACCATTACGACCAGATCTTCACCGCACACGGTGTAATCATGATCTTCTTCGTAGCAATGGGTCTTGTTGTTGGTATGATGAACATCTCTGTACCATTACAGATTGGTGCTCGTGACGTTGCATTCCCATTATTGAACTCTTTAAGCTTCTGGTTATTCGCTGGTGCTGCTGGTTTGATGATGCTTTCACTTGTATTAGGTGAATTTGCTGCGACTGGTTGGATGGCTTACCCTCCTCTGTCTGGCATTCAATATTCTCCTGGTGTAGGTGTTGACTACTATATCTGGGCACTTCAGGTTTCTGGTCTAGGTACGCTTTTATCTGGTGTTAACTTCTTCGTTACCATCATCAAAATGCGTGCACCTGGCATGAAATTAATGGATATGCCTATTTTTACGTGGACTTCACTTTGTACGGCTGTATTAATCATTGCATCGTTCCCTGTATTAACAGGTACACTTGCAATGTTAACTCTAGACCGTTACTTCGGCTTCCATTTCTTCACAAATGAGCTTGGCGGTAGCCCAATGCTTTATGTGAACTTGATCTGGACATGGGGTCACCCTGAGGTATATATCTTAGTATTACCAGCATTTGGTCTATACTCAGAAATCGTTGCAACCTTCTCTCGTAAAGCGTTGTTCGGTTACAAGTCTATGGTGTATGCAACTATCGCGATTACAGTTCTTGCGTTCGTTGTATGGCTTCACCACTTCTTTACCATGGGTGCTGGTGCGAACGTTAACGCGTTCTTCGGTATCATGACCATGGTTATTGCGATTCCTACTGGTGTGAAAATCTTCTCTTGGTTATTCACTATGTATAAAGGTCGCATCACCTTTACTACTCCAATGTTATGGACGCTTGGCTTCCTTATTACATTTGGTATCGGTGGTTTAACTGGTGTACTTATGGCTGTTCCACCTGCGGACTTCCTTGTACACAACTCATTATTCTTGATCGCTCACTTCCATAACGTAATTATCGGTGGTGTGGTGTTTGGTATGTTTGCCGGCATCATTTACTATTGGCCAAAAATGTTTGGTTGGAAGCTCAATGAAGCATGGGGTAAAGCTGCGTTCTGGTTCTGGTTCTTCGGTTTCTATTTTGCATTCATGCCACTTTATATCCTTGGTTTCATGGGTATGACTCGTCGTTTGAATACATATGACAACCCAGAATGGGACCCTTACCTTGCAATTGCATTATTTGGTGCTGTTCTCGTTGCGATTGGTATTGCATGTTTCTTAATGCAAATCATTGTTGGTTTCTTACAACGCAAAGATAACATGGACCTTACGGGCGATCCATGGGATGCACGTACGCTTGAATGGGCGACTTCTTCCCCTGCTCCGTTCTATAACTTTGCGCATGAACCAGATGCAAGCGGTATTGACCGTTTCTGGACTGACAAAGAAAATGGTGTAGCATACGCACGTAACACTAAATATGAAGACATCCACATGCCGACTGATCGTGCTGCTGGTTTTGTCATTGCAATGTTCATTACTCTTCTTGGCTTTGCACTCATCTGGCATATTTGGTGGCTCGTTGTTGTTTCATTCGTTTCAGCTGTTATTAGCTTGATCGTAAGCTCATTCACTAAGAATGTTGATTACTACGTTCCTGCTGCTGAAGTTGAGCGTATTGAAAACGAACGCTATGCTTTACTTGAAAAACACTTGAAGAAGGACTAA
- a CDS encoding alpha-E domain-containing protein: MVLLNSSAHQIYWLGRYLMRVKFAASHLPFTQDEKATKFAAAFGLVIENAELLNHYMLDKKQTFSLLNQFIIAKDNIQELRGILSSKAYAELNHVINTLEAQPEILRNAVEQCTQILEAENEDVCLFLHLGQKIEQFDIELRFGQDLSALVLELDILVKRLADLGWETIDQNWQVLKQQLKWDAYYTFTQQLENMFEV; the protein is encoded by the coding sequence ATGGTTTTACTCAATTCGAGTGCGCATCAAATATATTGGTTGGGTCGATATTTAATGCGAGTTAAATTCGCAGCCTCTCATTTACCCTTTACACAAGATGAGAAAGCAACAAAATTTGCAGCAGCATTTGGTTTGGTCATAGAAAATGCTGAATTACTAAATCACTATATGTTAGACAAGAAGCAAACATTTTCATTACTGAACCAGTTCATTATTGCTAAAGATAATATTCAGGAACTAAGAGGTATATTGTCATCAAAGGCTTATGCAGAATTAAATCATGTTATTAACACGCTTGAAGCTCAACCTGAAATCTTGAGAAATGCAGTTGAACAATGTACTCAAATACTAGAAGCGGAAAATGAAGATGTATGTTTATTTCTGCATTTAGGTCAAAAAATAGAGCAATTTGATATTGAGTTACGTTTTGGACAAGATTTATCTGCTCTGGTGTTGGAGCTAGATATTTTGGTGAAACGGCTTGCTGACTTAGGTTGGGAGACTATAGATCAAAATTGGCAAGTGCTGAAACAGCAACTTAAGTGGGACGCTTATTATACTTTTACGCAGCAGTTGGAAAATATGTTTGAGGTCTAA
- the rpsF gene encoding 30S ribosomal protein S6 encodes MRHYEIVLLVHPDQSDQVVGMVERYISQIKEAEGQIHRLEDWGRRQLAYPINKIHKAHYILMNVECGQTTLDELEELFRYNDAIIRNLIIRREHAITEESLLAKSAEEKRARKAQREEAQQVAQDAE; translated from the coding sequence ATGCGTCATTACGAAATCGTACTTTTAGTACACCCAGATCAAAGCGATCAAGTTGTAGGTATGGTTGAACGCTATATCTCTCAGATCAAAGAAGCTGAAGGTCAAATTCACCGTTTAGAAGATTGGGGCCGTCGTCAATTGGCTTACCCAATTAACAAAATTCACAAAGCGCACTACATTCTTATGAATGTTGAGTGTGGTCAAACTACACTTGATGAGTTAGAAGAATTGTTCCGTTATAATGACGCGATCATTCGTAACCTTATCATTCGTCGTGAACACGCAATCACTGAAGAGTCATTGCTTGCTAAAAGTGCTGAAGAAAAGCGTGCGCGTAAAGCTCAACGTGAAGAAGCACAGCAAGTTGCTCAAGACGCTGAATAA
- a CDS encoding proteasome-type protease translates to MTYCCALRLEQGLVFISDTRTNAGVDHISVFRKLHTFGVTGERFIALQTAGNLATTQAVIGHLQNALTLQQEPNLYSVNTMFEAAELIGKTLKAVLEDISSDTQEQMNYACSILVGGQIKGGDMQLYNVYPQGNFICATTDTPYFQIGESKYGKPILDRALYYAMPLDDALRCSLISFDSTLRSNVSVGLPLDALIYIKDSFVIPMGKRITEDDPYFSQISRQWSDTLRRGLQEMPKPTDDYWR, encoded by the coding sequence ATGACTTATTGTTGTGCGCTAAGATTGGAACAAGGTTTAGTGTTTATTAGTGACACGAGGACTAATGCAGGAGTTGACCATATTTCTGTGTTCCGAAAATTGCATACTTTTGGCGTTACCGGAGAACGTTTTATTGCCTTGCAAACAGCAGGTAACTTAGCCACAACGCAAGCTGTTATAGGTCATTTGCAAAATGCGCTTACTTTACAGCAAGAGCCTAATTTATATAGTGTTAATACGATGTTTGAGGCAGCAGAACTTATTGGTAAAACTTTAAAAGCTGTTTTAGAGGATATTAGTTCGGACACCCAAGAACAAATGAATTACGCCTGTAGTATTTTGGTGGGTGGACAGATTAAAGGTGGTGACATGCAACTTTATAATGTCTATCCACAAGGCAATTTTATTTGTGCAACGACGGATACGCCTTATTTTCAAATTGGTGAAAGTAAATATGGCAAACCGATTCTGGACCGAGCTTTATATTATGCAATGCCATTAGATGATGCATTACGTTGTAGCTTAATTTCTTTTGATTCGACTTTACGTTCAAATGTTTCTGTTGGTTTACCACTGGATGCATTGATTTATATAAAAGATAGCTTTGTAATTCCGATGGGAAAACGAATTACAGAAGATGATCCTTATTTTTCACAAATCAGTCGGCAATGGTCCGATACTCTACGCCGCGGCTTACAGGAAATGCCAAAACCGACTGATGACTACTGGCGATAA
- a CDS encoding helix-turn-helix transcriptional regulator has translation MSVIEKETSNSLYRQWQILSRLPTGKWIGTRELQEMLEREGIDISLRTIQRDLNQIAQRFPIESNKAVPQGWRWQSDAPIQSLPHMTSSQAVTFMMVEEHLKHLLPPSLLDEMGPWFDLAKRSLSTQNNVRQWINRVRIVPASQPLIPPVVDRAAQQAIYEGLLQDKQIECVYQARVNQGEDKTYVLNPLALVQKGAVIYLICTRHDKTEVQTFALHRFKSAKVLDSRALHPVNFDIDHYIDSGALGFRVDYKQPTESIRLTLTMTEQTARTFYESQLSKDQTIIPLEENIVEVTATVPFTSQLVWWLRSFGKKLLHIEPIQVHNAVREIESENK, from the coding sequence ATGTCTGTAATAGAAAAAGAAACTTCGAATAGTTTATATCGCCAATGGCAGATCTTGTCTCGCCTTCCAACCGGTAAATGGATCGGAACACGGGAATTACAAGAAATGCTTGAACGTGAAGGTATTGATATCAGTTTAAGGACTATTCAGCGTGATTTAAATCAAATTGCTCAGCGCTTTCCGATTGAAAGCAATAAGGCCGTACCTCAGGGCTGGCGGTGGCAATCCGATGCGCCTATTCAGAGCTTACCTCACATGACGAGCTCTCAGGCAGTAACCTTTATGATGGTTGAGGAGCATCTTAAACACTTGCTTCCACCTAGTCTTCTTGATGAGATGGGACCTTGGTTTGATTTAGCTAAACGCAGCCTCTCTACACAAAATAATGTAAGACAGTGGATTAACCGAGTACGTATTGTCCCCGCAAGCCAACCACTTATTCCACCTGTAGTCGACCGTGCTGCTCAACAAGCAATTTATGAAGGTCTACTCCAAGACAAACAAATTGAATGTGTTTATCAGGCTCGAGTAAATCAAGGTGAAGACAAAACTTATGTTTTAAATCCTTTGGCTTTGGTACAAAAAGGTGCAGTAATTTATTTGATTTGCACACGGCATGACAAAACTGAAGTTCAAACATTTGCCTTGCACCGTTTTAAATCAGCAAAAGTCTTAGATAGTCGAGCACTGCATCCTGTCAATTTTGATATTGATCATTATATTGATTCAGGTGCTTTAGGCTTCAGAGTGGACTATAAACAGCCAACTGAATCAATCCGGCTCACATTAACTATGACAGAGCAAACTGCTCGAACTTTCTATGAAAGTCAGTTAAGTAAGGACCAAACTATCATTCCACTTGAAGAAAATATTGTAGAAGTTACCGCAACAGTACCTTTTACATCTCAACTTGTGTGGTGGCTACGTAGTTTTGGCAAAAAATTACTGCATATTGAACCAATTCAAGTACACAACGCTGTACGAGAAATTGAGTCTGAAAATAAATAG
- the rplI gene encoding 50S ribosomal protein L9: MDVILLQRIKNLGKLGDKVSVKAGYGRNFLIPQGKAVAATEANTAAFEARRAELEKQEAEILAAAQARAEQLNEVNIVITAKAGDEGKLFGSIGTRDIADALTNAGLTVDRAEVRLPNGALRHTGEFNIAIQLHHDVVAEVLVTIVSE; the protein is encoded by the coding sequence GTGGACGTTATCTTATTACAACGCATTAAGAACCTTGGTAAATTAGGCGATAAAGTATCAGTTAAAGCTGGTTACGGCCGTAACTTCCTTATCCCTCAAGGTAAAGCAGTTGCAGCTACTGAAGCTAACACTGCTGCTTTCGAAGCTCGTCGCGCTGAACTTGAAAAGCAAGAAGCTGAAATTTTAGCTGCTGCTCAAGCACGTGCTGAACAATTGAATGAAGTTAACATCGTTATCACTGCTAAAGCTGGTGACGAAGGTAAACTCTTCGGTTCTATCGGTACTCGTGACATCGCTGACGCTTTAACGAATGCTGGTCTTACAGTTGACCGTGCAGAAGTTCGTTTACCGAATGGCGCGCTTCGTCACACTGGTGAATTCAACATCGCAATCCAATTGCATCATGATGTTGTTGCAGAAGTTCTCGTTACTATCGTATCTGAGTAA
- the cyoE gene encoding heme o synthase, whose product MLKKYLFLTKPGILFGNFITTLGGFFLAAQGSIDILLLLLTLLGTTLVVASGCVVNNVIDQDIDTKMQRTQNRALVKKTISPTVALIYAFVLGLIGFSILWFGVNAYAFLFAMIGFVVYVGFYSLWTKRTSIHQTVIGSISGASPPVIGYTAVTHHFDVAALLLFLAYALWQMPHSWAIAIYRFDDYKNAGIPILPVARSIYRTKVECVIYIVLFAAVLNGLYCFGYTNIFFLVTFNALTAYWFYLSIIGFKAENDQLWAKRFFLYSVILITLLSLSFSFTYQSPAPNLPLF is encoded by the coding sequence ATGTTGAAAAAATATTTATTCCTGACTAAACCAGGAATTCTCTTCGGTAATTTCATTACCACCTTGGGCGGCTTCTTCTTAGCCGCCCAAGGCTCTATAGACATCTTATTATTACTACTCACCTTACTTGGAACAACTTTAGTTGTCGCTTCTGGTTGTGTTGTAAATAATGTGATAGACCAAGACATCGACACAAAAATGCAGCGCACGCAAAACCGTGCATTAGTCAAAAAAACCATCTCTCCTACTGTTGCACTTATATATGCATTTGTTCTTGGACTTATCGGTTTTAGTATTTTGTGGTTCGGTGTAAATGCTTACGCTTTCTTGTTTGCAATGATTGGTTTTGTTGTCTATGTCGGTTTTTATAGTTTGTGGACAAAACGCACCTCAATCCATCAAACCGTCATTGGTAGTATTTCCGGAGCGAGCCCTCCTGTTATTGGTTATACAGCAGTAACTCATCATTTTGATGTAGCCGCTTTACTTTTGTTTTTAGCTTACGCGCTATGGCAAATGCCACATTCATGGGCAATTGCTATTTATCGTTTTGACGATTACAAAAATGCGGGAATCCCCATTCTGCCTGTTGCACGTTCTATTTATCGTACGAAAGTAGAGTGTGTCATTTATATTGTGTTGTTTGCAGCCGTATTGAATGGTTTATATTGTTTTGGCTATACCAATATATTTTTTCTAGTAACTTTTAATGCATTAACAGCGTATTGGTTCTATTTATCAATTATTGGCTTTAAAGCTGAAAATGACCAACTTTGGGCTAAACGTTTTTTCCTTTACTCGGTCATATTAATTACCTTGTTAAGTTTGAGCTTTAGCTTTACCTATCAATCCCCTGCTCCAAATCTTCCTCTCTTTTAA
- a CDS encoding transglutaminase family protein, with amino-acid sequence MKLMVNHQTHYSYTETAQNSIQYIKMMPQTSPHQHVMNWAISVPGDKTIKRDIFNNVWMTASQRYQYQHLTFMAQGIVELQDVELGCVNLSTPTNLFLQMTGATRCDPEMLDFARNIVLVKDRQHIALLSEYILQKILYQPESTSVQTTAAEAFHAGEGVCQDHAHVLIAMCRALQLPARYVSGYLFDQNYPHLASHAWAEVFVENQWYCFDVSNQLFTPKHHIYLAVGRDYLDVAPIRGVREQGGVENMMSVVQVLAC; translated from the coding sequence ATGAAATTGATGGTTAATCATCAAACGCATTATAGCTATACGGAAACTGCTCAAAACAGTATTCAGTATATTAAAATGATGCCTCAAACATCGCCGCATCAACATGTTATGAATTGGGCAATTAGCGTGCCGGGTGACAAAACGATTAAAAGGGACATATTTAACAATGTCTGGATGACGGCTAGTCAGCGCTATCAATACCAACATCTTACATTCATGGCTCAAGGGATTGTTGAGCTTCAAGATGTAGAGCTGGGTTGTGTAAATTTATCTACACCTACAAATTTGTTTTTGCAGATGACAGGTGCAACACGATGTGATCCAGAAATGTTGGATTTTGCTAGAAATATTGTATTAGTCAAAGATCGACAGCATATTGCATTATTAAGTGAATATATTTTACAGAAAATACTTTATCAGCCTGAAAGTACTTCAGTTCAGACAACTGCAGCTGAAGCCTTTCATGCTGGAGAAGGTGTATGCCAAGATCATGCTCATGTTTTAATTGCAATGTGTCGTGCGCTACAATTACCAGCACGTTATGTCTCTGGTTATCTATTTGATCAAAACTATCCGCACCTTGCCAGTCACGCTTGGGCGGAAGTATTTGTAGAAAATCAGTGGTATTGTTTTGATGTAAGCAATCAGTTGTTTACACCCAAACATCATATCTACCTTGCAGTTGGCCGTGACTATCTCGATGTGGCACCTATTCGTGGTGTAAGAGAGCAAGGTGGAGTTGAGAACATGATGTCTGTGGTTCAAGTGTTGGCATGTTGA
- a CDS encoding cytochrome o ubiquinol oxidase subunit IV: MSSHDHNAAGASHGNFKQYTVGFILSVILTIIPFGMVMAGGFSRGILVTVIAIAAVAQVLVQLVYFLHMNTSSEQRWNMIAFIYTILCIAVLLIGSVWIMNYLHYNMMI; encoded by the coding sequence ATGAGTAGTCATGACCATAATGCTGCAGGTGCGTCACACGGTAACTTTAAGCAATACACTGTTGGATTTATCCTTTCTGTTATCCTCACCATCATCCCGTTCGGGATGGTGATGGCGGGTGGTTTCAGTCGTGGCATCTTAGTTACAGTAATTGCTATTGCTGCTGTGGCTCAGGTTCTTGTACAACTTGTGTACTTCCTACACATGAATACATCATCTGAACAACGCTGGAATATGATTGCATTCATCTACACAATCTTATGTATCGCTGTGCTTTTAATCGGTTCTGTGTGGATTATGAATTACCTTCACTACAATATGATGATCTAA
- the rpsR gene encoding 30S ribosomal protein S18: MARFYRRRKFCRFTAENVVYIDYKDIDTLKQYITENGKIVPSRITGTKARYQRQLALAIKQARYLSLIPYTDNHK; encoded by the coding sequence ATGGCACGTTTTTACCGTCGTCGCAAGTTCTGCCGCTTTACAGCTGAGAATGTTGTGTACATCGACTACAAAGATATCGATACTTTAAAACAGTACATCACTGAAAACGGCAAGATTGTTCCTAGCCGTATCACTGGTACTAAAGCTCGTTATCAACGTCAATTAGCTCTTGCTATCAAGCAAGCTCGCTACTTGTCTTTGATTCCGTACACTGACAACCATAAGTGA